The DNA segment TATCTATGCTTTTGCCTTCTTTACAAAAAACTTTTAAGATAGTGTTACCATTCATGTAACTTACGGTTTCCACCTCCTGCAGCTGTTTGGCAATATACCATGCCCCTTTTAGGGTAAGCGTAGCTATGCTCCCTGTGCCCCAGCCATTGGTAATGCTATCGGGCATATGGCTCATATTGTGATTCCATTTTGGTTGCCTGATATCAGGATCGGCAAGGCTAAGCCATAAATGCCCAGCCTGTTCTTTTACCATTGCCAGCATAGGTCTGTCAACATGAATAAGCGTTCCTTTTAAGGGTTGCGCAGCACTATAAACAGCGTATGCGGTAATACCCGATAATGGATGCCTGATAATATGGGCTGATGCATTTTTTTGCATCACCTCATAGGTTTTATTTTGCAGGTACGGTTTCAGGTCAGCTGTTGGCGTATTCAGTACAATCTCATATTCGTACCCTTTATCTTTAGGGTTTGTACCATGATCAAACCAGGCTTTTGTATATACCTCCTGTGTTTTCTCATAAGCTCCGGATGTGTTTAAAACGATCGACTTTTGGTCGCCTACATTAGCGCCCCTGTAAGAAATTTGCTTATCCTGGCCCAGCACAATAGGTTGTCCTTTGGGAATGATGTAATGCAAACCGTTCTGATCGGTAAAATAACCCCCATCGGCTTTTTGGTTAAGGGATGAAGAAGCACTGATTTCCTTTCCATTAAAACTGTTTTTCCGTTTTTCATCGGTTCGGTACTGAAACAGCGTGGTTACAGTTGGGTACCTGGTATCATTATTTTGAATGGAAGAACCCAGGCAAATAATTTCATTACCGATAAAGAAATAGGTTTTTCGGGCCCTGAAACTGTTGTCGAACAAAGATTTATCTTCATCCGGAAAAACATCATCACGCAGGTCTAAGGCAAACAATCCATTGGTACCCTGTTGCAGTCCACTGGCCACTACGCTTTCAGAGAAATTGCGGTGTTTACCTTCTATATATTTTTGGTCACCTTTTGTATAATACAATACTTTGTCTGCCGGTAACATTTTAGTTGTAGCTCCGGGCAACATAGACCAATCGAAACCTTCATTCAAACCCAGACCCAAACTTTTGAAACCCATTTTTTCATCGCCCTGTGCCGTTACCAGCATACCGTGGCTAAGGTAACGGCCCAAATTATTTTCTCCTCTGCCACTTTCAAAATCCCAAACGTATTTGTTGTATCCTTTTACGGTTGCAAAGGCATTGCCCTGGCGGTAAGCCATTAAGCCCGAATAAGGCATTGAAACGGCACCATCGGCAGGTCTGTGTTTTTGTGCACCTACCATTTTGTGCAGTCGTTCTATTAAATTTAAGGTGCCAAAAGTACCCGAATAGGTAAGCACGGGGCTAAGCATTCTGGCTACCACATCTGGTTCGGCAATATCGTATATATAGTTAAACAGTTCAGCCATTTCTTTGTCTGCAATGGTATTGCCATTCATACTCATATAGGCCAGTGCCGGAAAGGTAAACCCATCAAGTGAGCTGTTGCCCAGCGGAAAACGCCCACCGGCACCATAATGAATATCTACTCCATAGGCAATTTCCGCCTGTCGCTTTAATGCCTGTTTAAGGTTGCCGGTAGTTTGTGGCGAAAGCTGATAAGGTGTGCCACTAAGCAGCCAATGGATGAGTGCCATGGTGTTTAGCGCATTGGTACCATAAGTATTTAAATAAGTTCCCCGGTGGTGATAAATAGAAAAATCGGGTTTAAACGTGTCACTATAGCCGGGCGAAATACTGGCTACATAATCCATGTAGCTTTTAAAATCCTGCAACAACTCTTGCTTACGGCTATCATTTTCCATTAATAAAATGGTAATGAGTTTGGCCAGGGCACCTCCGCGGATTTTATCAGAATTTTCTCCCCGTGTGTAATCAATGGTTAACATACTGCCCAAACGGGTATGCCAGATCAGCATATCAGTTTCTGCTTTTAGCTTATTTTGTGCTTTCAGATCATCTCTTACCAAAAAAATAGCGGTTGCAATCGGGTTAAGCTTTATCACATGGTCTACCGTACCAAAAGCACTGCCCGCTGCCCAACCCTGGTCCTGTAAATAATCAAAGGTCAGCATCAGTTTTTCTCTGGCAGTTTTATTGCCATTAAGCCTGTAATCCATTGCTAAGGGAAAGGCAGTTGGCAGGATAGCCTCATCGTAATTTAAACCTTCTTTAGGGATATGTTCATCACGGATGCCAAATAAGGGTCTTCCATTTACAAAATCGTTTGCTTTATGTATTCCAAGCTTATCGAAAATAGCTGAAGCACCTTTAATTTTACCATCTATTGTTTTTTCGATGCCCGTATTGCGTTTTTTCCAATCGTTGGTTTTATCGCCAAGTATTAAAAATTCCAATCGGTCTGCTATGGTCTTACTTTCTTCGGTTAGTTTTTTAACATCTACCTGCTGGTTAAATTGTTTGGCTAAAAATATTTGGTAAGGTGCCAGTATTTCATAGCCATCACCAGAGCGGAGGTTAAGTTTATGGTTTTCAAACTGCAGATCGGAATGACGTTTATTAGAAACAAAACTCAGCAGCATGAAATGGTCGATGAATATTTTACCACTTTGCCCCGATGGAGTAAGTGCCACCAAACTGGTCATTTCATCACTGCCCTTGTAGTTTTTTACCAGCGCATCTTCATTAAAATTAACCCAAACGGCCCGCCAGCCAGTAAAGTTAAGGTTTACCGAAAAACGATATTTTGGAGCCGTATTTGCCATTTGCAAATTGCTGCCTACCTGAAAAGTAATTTTGCCGATGGAAGGTTTTTCCTGGTATAACCACATTTTTACACCTCCATAATGCGATTTTTTGTAGAACGACGGTTCGTAAACTTCAGGCTGACCGCCAGGATAAAAATCTCCGGCTTCTTTTAAGCCCTTTAAATTGGCAATTTCTATAGTGGCACCATTTTGATACGTCCACAGCAGCGATTGCGTGCCATCTTTAAAATGAGCAGATGAAAAAGAGAGATTACCTTTTTCTGATTTCCAGTTCGCAATATCCTGCGCTTCTTCAAAAGTAAGATAGTTGGTCACAATATCCTTTACAAAAGTTGGCACTGATTCCTTTTGTGCTTTTAGGCCTGGTGCAATCGTACTTAATCCAAGTGTAAGTGCCAATGTGGCTATCCGGTAGTTCATTTTATATATTTTAAAATTCAATTTTTTGCTTCAATTTCTGATACCTCAATAAAGCTTCTAAATAATAATAATCTGCATATATCAGACCGCCATCTACTTCAGATTTTCTTAAGAAATTACCGGTAGCATGGTTCAGTAGATAATTGCCTTTGCCACTCTCGTTCAGGTAAGGTGCGGCAGAAAGGCTTTCCAGAATTTTTTCGCCCGCTTTAAAGTACTTTTTGCCATTGGCCGGTGACAATTCTGCAAGCTGCATTAAGCCTGATGCAAGCAATGCAGCTGCCGAGGCATCTTTCTGGGTAGGGATTTTCGGTGCGCGATAATCCCAGTAAGGTACCATATCTTCAGGCATATTCTGATTGTTTAGAATATATGCAGCTATATTTTCTGCCTGGGTTAAATACTCTTTTTTATGTGTGTATTTATACATAAATCCAAACCCATACAACCCCCAGCTCTGGCCACGGCTCCAGGACGCGGTTTCAGGGTTGCTATCTCCATTGTTCCAGTCACGTTTACGCATTTTTCCTGTAAGCGGGTCATAATCTACGACATGCGAACAACTGTAGTCTGACCTGTACTGGTTTTTCATGGTCGTATTGGCATGATTAACCGCTACATTGTAATAAGTACTGTCACCGGTAAATCCGGTCCCATTCAGTAACAGTTCCAGATTTATCATATTGTCGATAATTACCGGAAATTTCCAGTCCCGTGCTGCACTGGGATTCCAGGACATAATTGATTTCACTTTAGGATTATACCTTTTAATGGCCGATTTAGAGGCCTCAATCATCACTGCTTTGTATTTTTCATTTTTAGTAAGCCGGTACCCATTGCCATAACTGCTATAAATCATGAAACCAATATCATGGTCATGCGTATAGTCCTTATTGTCCTCTACCAGGGCCGTAGCATATTCGGCTTTTTTAAGGATGTCTTTGTCCCTGGTAAATTCATACACCAGCCACAAATTTCCAGGATAAAAGCCGCTGGTCCAGTCAGAAATAGGTTGAAAACCTTTCTCTAATGAACGCGGCATTTTACCGGTCGATTTTACGATTTTAAAGGCATTGTCGGCATATATCTTCTCCAATTCAAAAATCGAAGCAATTTTCTCATCTGTAAGTTGAGCAGTTGGTTTTGCACAAGCCAGGGTTAAACCTAATGCCAAACCAGCACAAGCAACCACTATCAATTTGTTTATTATCGGTTTTTTATTCATAAAAGGAAACGGCTAAATATTTATTTCTTTGGAATTTCTATACTAACTGGTGCGGCATTATACAATACCTCCTGGTAATTGTAAAAAGCACTATCCCTTTTATCAGGAAGTTCTGCCACAATTTTAGAACCTGTACCTTCGGCCGAGACCGTTACATACTCGCCCTTGCGGGGATAGATACCACCCAACATATAATCATACTTACCAGCCCTGAGCGGTTGTGACACATACAAGACCAATTGTTGTTTGTCGGCAGATGGTGAAGGGTTGCTCATTGTCAGCTTCCAATTGCTGCCATTGTCTTTCAAAATCATCAAAGCAGGCGTTTCAGCCTTTACGGTTAACCCGCCCACTGTGATTGCTGTCCCTTTAAAAAAAGCCGTTTGCCAGGTTTTATCTGTTGCCGAATACACCCCATGTGCATCTATAGCCTTTTTTATCTGTACATCTTTTGCATAAGTGGCAAGTACAGCAGGCATTTCTGTGGCCAAAACATTAGGTACCAGAAAATAACTATAACCATTACCTGTTGCAGGTTCCTGTCCGTGATTGACCGCAATGATATAACCAGGCGTTTTTGATGCATTGGCAGGGTCGGTAATATTTATTTCAGTTCCGGTTTTAACGATTATCTTTTGTTTTCCATCCGGATAAATGATATACCCCTTATTGCCAATATGTAACCAAACAGGTTTATCAGCTTCAAAAGAAAGATTAACCGACTGTCCTGGTTGTACCACTTCAGTTTTACCATTTTGGGCGATGGTTAGCGGCTGGGTAAATGCTGACTGATCAAGCGTCGTTACAATCTCTTTTTGCTGACCGGGGCGCAGTCTTTTGATGTTATTGCCCAGGGCGATGATTTTATCGGCTATAAAAAAATAGCTCTTTAAAGCTGTAGCAGAGCTGTATGTTTCCCTTGGCAGATGGTGATAAATGGCTACACCCGATCGTCCATCCGACGTTACACCAGCCACCTCATTATCGCCTGGCAAAGAAGCCTGTGCATGGCCAACCGGAATAGCATCGCTACGCCATTCTTCAGTTAGACCGGGCAGAGCATGCCAGTCCAGGTTGGCCAGTACTTTATCCGAATATTCATCGCCACTTATTTTTAGTGGAAGAATCCCGTAACCTGCATACCAGGACCTGCGTATGTTTCCAAAATCTTCAGCCCCAACCGTGCGTTTCGATTTTAATTTTAGCGATACATAAAAAGGTTTTTCATTTTCGCCCCGGCGATGCACCAAAAACTCATTTACCCAAAAAGCATCAGTACCGGAATATTCAAATTTATTTTTTTTGATCTTATTGTATATTTCATCCAGTTCGGCCTGGTTGCTTAGCTTCGTATCTTTGCTTCGTGCCTCCTGCAAATCTTCAAAAGCAGACAAATAAACTTTGGTAACAAACTTCTGCAGATCCTCTCCATAAGACCTCCCGGATACTAAAAAATCCAGGCGGTTTTTATAAATCAATTTCGGATAAGTACCTACCAGCCTATCGGCAGGAAACTGGTAATATTTATCGGCCAGCTTAAAGTCCGTATCTTTAAACTGGTTAAAACCAACAAATGCTTCAACAAGCCATCCAAAGCCATAAGCCTGCATAGCCGCATCAGTACCCTGAGCAATATGGTGTGATATGGTTCCATCTGGCTGAAAACCAGATTGTTTGTATTCGTGAGCAGGTACATTAAATTTGGTTAACCACCTGGACACATCAGCTGCAACACCATGCGGGCTCCATCCGTAAGAAAAACTAAAATTTTTAAATGGTTTATCCTTATAGAAATCACTGTACCAGTATTGCACATAAGTTAAAGGCCGGTTATAATCTGCCCAAACAATGGGCATGGCCAACATCCAGCGACCTCTGTGCCCCAGGTTGGCATCTGCCCAGGCACCTGATGAACGAAGGGTATCCTGCAATATCCCCCAGCGACCACCCTCTTCTTTATCGTCCGATTTATCGATCGATCTTCTGCCGATCATTTCGGCCATTGCGGTTTGGTAAAAACGTATAAAATCGTAATACACACGTTCGGCCTGTTTGTTGCCCTGTTTAATGTCTGTAAGCATATCTGGTATTAAATGTACTGATGGTGCAATGAGCGCATCAGAAATAACCCATTGGTGGGTTACCACCTGGGTTCCCACCAGGTTATACTCTTTCAGGTTACTAAAACCGTCGCCCGTATACGGGCCTATCGGCTTACCCTTTACCATTACATCTGAACCTTCAACCGGAACGCTCTCCGTATAAGCGATAATAGCTGAATATAAAGCATTTTTTAACTGCATACGGGCCTGCGGATCGCCATTTGGTCCATACTTTTTTGATTTGGCATAAGCGTAGCCCAAACCACCAATTTGATTTGCCACTTGTTCCCACTCAAATTCTATCGTTTTTCCACCAGGGCTTTTATATTCCATCGGATTTTTGCCGTAAAAACCAAATGCTGCAAATTTGCCATTATTACTTTCCAGTTCAGTAATCATTTCGGCTACTTTTACATCCGAAATGAGTTTTCTACCATACATTCTACTCCCTTCAGACGATACTGTATAATCCTTATATCGCTCATAAAGTGTTTTCCACAGGGTTTCCTTAACTACTTTTATGGTAATTGGAAAAGAATTAAGCTGTTTTGACCCATCTTTTAACACTATCGTTAATTGCTGATTTCCCAATAGGTTTTCTCCCAACTTTTGCTTCGTAGAAAGTACTCCCATGATTCTACCAACTGGATCAAAACGGGTTTCAATGCTAAACAAATTGTTCTTTTGACTGGTTATGGCAAACTGATAGGTTTTAGGGACAGGGCGCTTCAATACATCCTTATTTCTTTCCAGATGTATACGTCCTGTTACCTCCGTATTGGCGGGACTATTGACTTCTACATCGAAATAACCGGCGAATATTTTTTCCTGGGCAAATACACCCAGATTAAGAAAAATAATCAAGCATATCAATATTGTTTTTTTCATCTCTTTTTATTTTTATGGCCTTAATCTATTGAACCCGATTTCATTTTCTTTTCCGGATTAAAATCTTTCTTTTTTGCAAAACCATTCAGCTTCAAAGCAATTACACTTGCTGTTTTATCAGGTGCACTGACAGGCAGACCACTAATTTCTAAAATACCCTGCTCATCCTGTTTAAGTTTCAGCTTTGCATTGCTGTTTAATAATGTGGCACCAATTGCCTTATTACCCAGCCCATCAATGTTTAGCTGACCACTGCCGGGCCAATTGAAAACGGACAAATAAAGTACAGTACCATGTTGTTCATCTTTGGCAGTAATGCGTCCCCAATCTACAGGCTCAACAGGGTTAGCATGGGTGCCATAAATAGCTTCACCATATTTGCTCATCCAGTTACCTATTTCTTTTAAACGTTCAACACTTTCAACGGGGAAAGTACCATCTGGTTTAGGACCGATATTGAGGAGGTAATTGCCCCCTTTAGCAGCAATATCTATCAATTTCTGGATCAGTTCTGAAGAAGACTTCCATTCATGATCGGCTGTGCGATAGCCCCAGGTGCGGTTCATGGTCATACAGGTTTCCCAATCTTTACCATCAAGCTCTGCCAGATTGGGTATTTTTTGTTCAGGAGTTTTAAAATCACCTGGCAAATTTCCTCCCAGCCTGTCATTGGTAATGATATTAGGCTGCAAGTGCTTCACCATAGTCATCATTTGTCTGGCCTGTTCAGCAGATAATCCTCCAGGTGTATCCCACCACAATACGGAAACATCGCCATAGTTAGACAATAACTCTTTTACCTGTGGAAAAGCTACACCGTTTAAATACTCGTTGAAAGTTTTTGATTGCTGTATGGGGTCCCAACTGCCATTGTGCGCTAAAGTATAGGCATCGATACGCGTGCTATCCGGATTATCCCATCCTTGTTTCATGACCCTGCGACCAGTAAAACCACCAGGATTTCCCCAATCTTGTGATTGTGAATAATAAATACCAAATTTTAAACCATACTTTCTGCAAGCATCAGCTAAAGGTTTAATCATATCTTTACCATAAGGTGATGCTTTCATAATATTCCAATCGCTGGCTTTGGTGTCAAACAATGCAAATCCATCATGGTGCTTTGCCGTAATAACCAAATATTTCATGCCTGCGTCTTTGGCCATACGTGCCCATTCATCAGCATTGAAATTTATGGGATTAAAATGTCCAGCTGTATCTTTATATTCCTGAACGGGGACTTTCATCCGGTTCATCAACCATTCTCCATTTTTAACTTTTTGTTCATGACCCCGGTAAACACCCCCAAACTGGGCGTACACACCAAAATGAACGAACATTCCAAAACGGGCTTCGCGCCACCACTCCATTTTACTATCTTGTGCACTTAGTGAACATGATATCATCACTAATAAGAAAAAAACAATGCCAATTCGTTTCATTAATTTAAGAATAATAGATACATCAGATTTACCCGGCTATGTTTGGGTTAGTTAAATGCAAAAGCCAAAGCCTGTGTTTTCTTTCCCATCAGGTTTTTGGGTAAAACGATCACAACCTCTTCTCCTTCTTGCTTCCAGTTCACATTTTTACCGGTTGAGATTAACCTGATCTTACTACCCCCGGCAGGTATATTTCCTTTCCATTTCAGGGTAGCAGGTAGGCTTTCACCTTCCTTAACGCAGACAATAGCATATTTTATTTTACCATCCTTTGACTGCGTGAACCAGGTTGTCCCATCATTATAATTATCGGTTATTCTGGTACCGTAAATGGCTTCTCCATTTTGTTTTAGCCATTGTCCTACCTCTTCTAAAGGCTTTTCAACTTCTTTAGGAAATTCACCTTCTGGTGTTGGGCCAAAACCCAAAAGCATATTTCCACCCTTGGCTACGATCTCAGCCAGGGTATGAATTACCCAGGTTCCAGATTTTGCTTTTTCCTCGCTTCGGTAGCTCCAGCTTTTTGTTAAAGTGATACAGGTTTCCCAGGGCTCTTTCATCTGAGTTTTTGGTACAGATTGTTCTGGTGTCCGGTAATTTTCATAAGGGCCGTGTACTGTTCTGTCCACCACCAATATGCCGGGTTGTTTTTCGCGGGCCATTTTGGCAATGCGTGGCATATCTACCTCCTGATTAAAGTTAGGATAATTTGCCCTTCCTCTTTTGTTCATTCCCCATTCTTCCCTCGCAAGCTCAGCTTTTAATGCCGGGCGCACCCAGCCACCGTCCAGCCATAAAATATCTACCTGGCCATAGTTCCCCAAAATTTCAGCAATTTGGTTATAGGTAAAATCTTTAAATTTCTGCCACTTCTGTGGATATTTGCTCATATCGTAGTTGATATTCCGGGATGGTGTAGGAAACCGGTCCCACCAGAAATCCTGCGAATGCCAGTCTGGCTTTGAAAAATAAGCACCAATCATCATTCCCTGTTTACGGTAGGCATCAAAAATGTATTTGGTCACATCAGCTTTCGGATTTTTTGCGAATGGTCCATTGGTAATTTTATAATCGCTTTGCCTGGTATCGAACATATTAAACCCATCATGGTGCTTGGTGGTAAATACGATATATTTCATCCCTGCATTTTTAGAAATTTCAGCCCATTTATCCGGATTGAACTTTACCGGATTAAGTTTTGAAGCCAAACCCCAATACCATTTTTTATAATCTTCATAAGCCATAGTGGTATCACGTTTAGGCCATGGCTCGCCACTTATTACCCATGATTCCGGAATTCCTGCAGCAGTGTAAACACCCCAATGCAAAATCACACCAAACTTCAGGTCCTGCCATTGGTCCAGTTTTTTCCTCACCAATGGATCCTTGGGATATTCATATTGGGCAGATGGATCATAAATATCTTCCTGTGCATTTGAAAGTAGCGGAAAAGCCAGTAAAACGGTTAAAATTAATCCTCTAAACATATAGCTAATAATTTGGGTTTTGACCTACGATTTTATTTACATCCGTTTCATTTAAAGGTATAGGATAAAGCTCGTGTTGTCCTGTTCTAAAAAAAGTACCCGCCGGATAAGCATAATTGGCGCGATAAGCCCTTAAATCATCTGCTGTTTTTTTAATCCTTGCAGCTAAGATATTCCAACGAATAAGGTCTGTACGCCTTGTACCTTCAAAGTTCAGCTCAAATGCCCGCTCCTTCTGTACGGCATCAAAAAACTGGTCTTTGGTAAGACCTGCCAGGTTTACCTGATCAGCAGTAGCTTTAGGCACCAGCGCTGCAGTTGCAGTAGCGCCTGTGCCACCACCACCGGTAATGGTTACTGTTGGTGCAGAAGTGTAATTCCAGCCTGCACTTAACGTAACAAAGCCGGTTATCCTTCCGGATGCAAGGGTAGTAACTCCTGCAGCAGCACCTGAGCCACCGCCGCCGGTTACAGTCACAACCGGCATGGACGTATAGCCTGTACCTGCATTATTTAGTGTTATGCTTACCTGACTACCACTTGCATTTAATCCAAAACCTCTTCTCCTGACTTCATTGATCGCCTCATATGCAAGGCTGTTAGGCCCGTTATTGATTTCATTTTCTACCTCAGCTCTCATGAGCAGAACATCTGCGTAACGTAAAATAACAGTATTTATGCTGGTCGTATTTCTTTCAGTAACCGCATCCGTCTGGTATTCCCTGCTCCATTTTGCCGAGGTCCACTGTTCGTCAAGTCTGGCAGTAAACAACTGTACTTTCTGGCCGGTCGCGTCGATCCTGAAGGTTGCTATCGAAAAATCTCTTCTGATGTCCTTTGGGTTAAAACTGTTATAAAAAAGGCGCAATGCCCTGCCTCTGCCCAGGGAAGCATTGTAAACGCCCTGAGCTGTAGTTACAGACAAAAAATTTCCTCCTAAACTATTTTCGCTGCTGTTACCTAAATTACTAAAAAACGCTACTTCAAACATGTTCTCTGTAGGTTCTAAAATAAACTGGCACTGGTTTTTGAAAAGTTTGGTAAAATCATCATTCAACTTGTAAAGCTTACTGTTTATGACATCGTTAATTTCCTGCTGCGCAATTTTATAATAGTCTATATAATTGGCAGGGCGTTCCATCAGGGCAGTTTGGCGCAGCGAGTAACCGCCAGCCATTAAGGCAACTCTGGCCAGCATTGCTTTTGCGGCCCATTTGTTAATCCGTTCATCAGTTGGCAATTTGTCTGGCAAAAGAGCAGCAGCCTCTCTCATATCTTTAAATATCTGCTCATAGATAACATAACGGTCGGTTCTTTCAACTTTGAAATTCTCTCCGGCTTTTGAAGATGTCAATTTGAATGGTACATCACCCCAAAAACGGACCAGTTCCGAAAAGTAAAAGCCACGTAAAAATTTAGCCTCTCCTAACATCCTGTTCAGGTTATCTTTTTGGGCCTGTGTACCACTGCTATAAGTAGGCATTTCAGGTATTTTTTCAATAACAACATTGGCCCTGTCAATTCCTGTGTATAAAGAACTCCAGGTTTGGTAGAAATTATCGGTTTCAGCCGTACCGTAATAATGTGGTATGGCTCTGAATGCATCTGCCGTGATCGCTGCATCCATCTGGGAAATATCGGTATCGTTATCGTATAACATTGGAATAGATTGCCCGTAGGTCTGCGGACGCGACATGACCTCATATATGCCTAAAGTTGCCAGATAAGCTTCGTCTTCATTTGAAAAGAAATTTGCACTTGTGAAATAAGAATAGGGTTCAGTTTCTACAAACTTTTTACATGAACTCATGGATATAGCTGCACAGAACAAACCTGCAAGTATAATTTTGCTGATATATATATTAGTTTTCATTTTTACGGAGATTAAATTAAAAGGATACGTTAAGACCTGCAACAAATGATTTTGCCCTTGGGTAAGCGCTAAAATCTACTCCTGGCGTAAGCGGATCGCTGAATACGCTTACCTCCGGATCATAGCCACTGTAATTTGTAAATACATGCAGGTTATATGCAGTTACATACAAACGGGCATTGGCTATTTTAACCTTGCTTAACCAGCTTTTAGGAAGGGTATAACCGAGGCTGATGTTATTGATGCGCAAGAAGGAACCGTCCTCAATCATAGTATCATGTAAACGTTTGGCTGTTGCACCGTCAAAAACCGGAATTGTTTTCCCACTATTGGCATTGGCAAGTTCTACAGGGTCCAGTATCCGCTGGCCAGCTGCATTGACGATCTTCCACCTGTCTTTGAAATAGGCAAAAGTACTTGCATAATCGTTAAACAATGCAGAATTGTTCAGCTTGTTCGCATTATAGATGTCATTCCCATAGGTAAAGTCAACAAAAACACTGAGGTCAAACCCTTTATAACTGAAGGTATTATTTAAACCTCCGGAAAACTTGGCATTGGCATTTCCTATTGCTGTTCTGTCATTGTCGTCTATTTTGCCGTCATTATTTAAGTCGGCAAATTTGATATAACCCGGCTGCACTACTGCGACATCCGTTACTACACCGCTTTTTAAAGTATAAGTGTTGTTTGCTGCGTTAAAATCAAAGTCATCCACCTGGTACAGGCCTGCTTGCTTGTAGCCATACATGATACCCACCGGCTGACCAACCTGCAGTATATAATCATTGGTAGTGGTCCAGCTATTTGTTAGCATGGAATTTTCCCCCTCACTTAAACCCAGTACCTTGGTTTTGTTAAAAGCAATATTAAAGTTACTGCTCCAGTTGAAACTATTGTTTCTTACATTGATGGTATTTAAAGTAAATTCAATACCCCTGCTCGAGGTTGTGCCGATGTTTCTAAATTGTTCCGTAAAACCTGAACTCGCCGGAATACGGGAACGATACAGCAGGTCTTTCGAACGATTATCGTACAGCTCAGCTGTGAAAGACACTCTTTGCTTAAAAAGGCCCAGATCCAGACCAAGGTTAAAGGATTGGTTTGCTTCCCATTTCAGTGAAGGATTAGGTAAGTTAAGCTGGCCTGCAGAAGTTACCAGCTGATTGTTTAAGGGGTAACTTGAAGTTCCAAAAATGCCCAATGCCTGGTAGTTACCAATGCGGTTATTTCCAGATGAACCATAACTTAAACGCAATTTCAGATCTGATATAGCTTTAAATTTTTTCATAAAATCCTCTTCCACAATTCTCCAGGCTACCGCCGCCGAAGGGAATATTCCCCAGATATTTTCTTCGCCGAATTTGGAAGAGCCATCATACCTCAAACTTGAAGTTAAAAGATACTTTCCTTTATAGCTGTAATTCAGCCTCCCAAAAAGAGAAAATAATTTGTCATCTTCTGCA comes from the Pedobacter heparinus DSM 2366 genome and includes:
- a CDS encoding alpha-L-fucosidase, producing MFRGLILTVLLAFPLLSNAQEDIYDPSAQYEYPKDPLVRKKLDQWQDLKFGVILHWGVYTAAGIPESWVISGEPWPKRDTTMAYEDYKKWYWGLASKLNPVKFNPDKWAEISKNAGMKYIVFTTKHHDGFNMFDTRQSDYKITNGPFAKNPKADVTKYIFDAYRKQGMMIGAYFSKPDWHSQDFWWDRFPTPSRNINYDMSKYPQKWQKFKDFTYNQIAEILGNYGQVDILWLDGGWVRPALKAELAREEWGMNKRGRANYPNFNQEVDMPRIAKMAREKQPGILVVDRTVHGPYENYRTPEQSVPKTQMKEPWETCITLTKSWSYRSEEKAKSGTWVIHTLAEIVAKGGNMLLGFGPTPEGEFPKEVEKPLEEVGQWLKQNGEAIYGTRITDNYNDGTTWFTQSKDGKIKYAIVCVKEGESLPATLKWKGNIPAGGSKIRLISTGKNVNWKQEGEEVVIVLPKNLMGKKTQALAFAFN
- a CDS encoding alpha-L-fucosidase; amino-acid sequence: MKRIGIVFFLLVMISCSLSAQDSKMEWWREARFGMFVHFGVYAQFGGVYRGHEQKVKNGEWLMNRMKVPVQEYKDTAGHFNPINFNADEWARMAKDAGMKYLVITAKHHDGFALFDTKASDWNIMKASPYGKDMIKPLADACRKYGLKFGIYYSQSQDWGNPGGFTGRRVMKQGWDNPDSTRIDAYTLAHNGSWDPIQQSKTFNEYLNGVAFPQVKELLSNYGDVSVLWWDTPGGLSAEQARQMMTMVKHLQPNIITNDRLGGNLPGDFKTPEQKIPNLAELDGKDWETCMTMNRTWGYRTADHEWKSSSELIQKLIDIAAKGGNYLLNIGPKPDGTFPVESVERLKEIGNWMSKYGEAIYGTHANPVEPVDWGRITAKDEQHGTVLYLSVFNWPGSGQLNIDGLGNKAIGATLLNSNAKLKLKQDEQGILEISGLPVSAPDKTASVIALKLNGFAKKKDFNPEKKMKSGSID
- a CDS encoding polysaccharide lyase family 8 super-sandwich domain-containing protein, with translation MKKTILICLIIFLNLGVFAQEKIFAGYFDVEVNSPANTEVTGRIHLERNKDVLKRPVPKTYQFAITSQKNNLFSIETRFDPVGRIMGVLSTKQKLGENLLGNQQLTIVLKDGSKQLNSFPITIKVVKETLWKTLYERYKDYTVSSEGSRMYGRKLISDVKVAEMITELESNNGKFAAFGFYGKNPMEYKSPGGKTIEFEWEQVANQIGGLGYAYAKSKKYGPNGDPQARMQLKNALYSAIIAYTESVPVEGSDVMVKGKPIGPYTGDGFSNLKEYNLVGTQVVTHQWVISDALIAPSVHLIPDMLTDIKQGNKQAERVYYDFIRFYQTAMAEMIGRRSIDKSDDKEEGGRWGILQDTLRSSGAWADANLGHRGRWMLAMPIVWADYNRPLTYVQYWYSDFYKDKPFKNFSFSYGWSPHGVAADVSRWLTKFNVPAHEYKQSGFQPDGTISHHIAQGTDAAMQAYGFGWLVEAFVGFNQFKDTDFKLADKYYQFPADRLVGTYPKLIYKNRLDFLVSGRSYGEDLQKFVTKVYLSAFEDLQEARSKDTKLSNQAELDEIYNKIKKNKFEYSGTDAFWVNEFLVHRRGENEKPFYVSLKLKSKRTVGAEDFGNIRRSWYAGYGILPLKISGDEYSDKVLANLDWHALPGLTEEWRSDAIPVGHAQASLPGDNEVAGVTSDGRSGVAIYHHLPRETYSSATALKSYFFIADKIIALGNNIKRLRPGQQKEIVTTLDQSAFTQPLTIAQNGKTEVVQPGQSVNLSFEADKPVWLHIGNKGYIIYPDGKQKIIVKTGTEINITDPANASKTPGYIIAVNHGQEPATGNGYSYFLVPNVLATEMPAVLATYAKDVQIKKAIDAHGVYSATDKTWQTAFFKGTAITVGGLTVKAETPALMILKDNGSNWKLTMSNPSPSADKQQLVLYVSQPLRAGKYDYMLGGIYPRKGEYVTVSAEGTGSKIVAELPDKRDSAFYNYQEVLYNAAPVSIEIPKK